TGGCTGCCGAAGGGTTGTTCGACCAGGAGCGCAAGCGTGCGCTGCCGTTCCTTCCACGGGTCATCGGTGTGGTTACATCGCCTTCGGGCGCGGTAATCCGCGATATCCTGCACCGGCTCCGCGACCGGTTTCCGACCCGCGTTCTGATCTGGCCCGTCGCCGTGCAGGGAGAGGGTTGCGCGCCACAGGTCGCGGCCGCCATTCACGGCTTCAATGACTTGCCGGAGGGGGGAACGATCCCGCGGCCCGACCTGATCATCGTTGCGCGGGGCGGGGGCAGTCTAGAGGATCTCTGGGGGTTCAACGAGGAAGAGGTTGTGCGCGCCGCCGCCGGCAGCGCCATTCCGTTGATCTCGGCGGTGGGGCACGAAACGGATACCACGCTGATCGATTTCGCATCGGACAGGCGCGCCCCGACGCCGACGGCGGCGGCCGAGCTTGCCGTTCCGGTTCGCGCCGATCTCGCGGCGCGCCTGGCAGAGGCGGGCGCGCGCATGTCCCGCGCCAGCGGCCAGAGGATCGAGCGTCCCCGGCAACGGCTACGGGATCTGTCACGGGCGATGGGGAGGCCTGCCGCCTTGACCGAGGGGGCACGGCAGCGTCTGGATCTGTGGGCTGCTCGGCTGGAGCCCGCGCTTCACGGGTTGGTGCGGGCGAGGCGGCAACAATTGGCGTCACGCCCGATGCCAGCGGCGACCCTGCGGCAGTTCACCTCTAGCAAGCGGCATATGATGGATCGTGTCGTGACGCGGCTTGAAGGTAGCCGTGAGCGGCAGATGGAGCGCCGCAAGGATCGTCTGGCACAATTGCAGGAACGGCTGGACAGTTCGCTGCGCCGGGTTGCGGCAGTTACGCGGCGGGCAATCGACACGCAATCCGAACGCCTCTCCGGGTTGGGCGCGCGGCTGGAGAATGGCGGGCGACGGGTTATCCGCCAACGGCGCGAGGTACTGATGCGGCTTGACCGGATGCGGCATACATTGGGCTATGAGCAGACATTGAAGCGCGGCTTTGCCGTCGTGCATGGCGGCGGTAGCGTGGTGACATCGGCCGCAGAGGCAGGCAAACTCACGCATTTCGAGATCGAATTCGCCGATGGGCGGATCGCGGCGGCGCCGGGAAAAGCACGCCCGGACACAGGACGCAAGAAGCGGGGCGGACCGGCCCAAGGCTCGCTGTTCTG
This region of Paracoccus saliphilus genomic DNA includes:
- the xseA gene encoding exodeoxyribonuclease VII large subunit, with the protein product MDLIDDTPGNNAHEFTVSELSGAVKRNIEDQFGRVRVRGEIGRVSRPSSGHLYFDLKDDRSILAAVSWKGQAAKLAQRPEEGMEVVATGRMTTFPGQSKYQLIVDQIEPAGMGALMAMLEKRRKALAAEGLFDQERKRALPFLPRVIGVVTSPSGAVIRDILHRLRDRFPTRVLIWPVAVQGEGCAPQVAAAIHGFNDLPEGGTIPRPDLIIVARGGGSLEDLWGFNEEEVVRAAAGSAIPLISAVGHETDTTLIDFASDRRAPTPTAAAELAVPVRADLAARLAEAGARMSRASGQRIERPRQRLRDLSRAMGRPAALTEGARQRLDLWAARLEPALHGLVRARRQQLASRPMPAATLRQFTSSKRHMMDRVVTRLEGSRERQMERRKDRLAQLQERLDSSLRRVAAVTRRAIDTQSERLSGLGARLENGGRRVIRQRREVLMRLDRMRHTLGYEQTLKRGFAVVHGGGSVVTSAAEAGKLTHFEIEFADGRIAAAPGKARPDTGRKKRGGPAQGSLF